From the genome of Flavobacterium luteolum, one region includes:
- a CDS encoding FecR family protein: MKKEIFLQLAKKYEEGTCTPEEKIVVESFFDKMQEQSSDIELSDAKGDVILNKIFLELQVKPKKYTIRKMLKIAAVFVIGLSIAFSAAKFIFQPAAITQITAKGEKKEIFLEDGSVIVLNSNSSITYPEEFETTRNIKLVGQAYFKVFRDVKRPFIVQTHDVKVRVLGTSFDINSYNHQDTKVSVISGKVEVSSPTGKKVQITKNQQADLIKNSDLQISTENSEDKIAWISNTIMLKNTKLSETVKIIENWYNVDIAIEDPELNNLTISGKFKDEKLENVLESIAYLKQLKINYTTKNHITIRKKTP; the protein is encoded by the coding sequence TTGAAAAAAGAAATCTTTTTGCAATTAGCAAAAAAATACGAAGAAGGTACCTGCACGCCTGAAGAAAAAATAGTAGTTGAATCATTTTTTGATAAGATGCAGGAACAATCGTCAGACATAGAATTATCTGATGCAAAAGGTGATGTAATTTTAAATAAGATCTTTTTAGAATTACAGGTAAAACCAAAAAAATATACTATACGAAAAATGTTGAAAATCGCAGCGGTTTTCGTTATCGGACTTTCGATTGCATTTTCTGCGGCTAAGTTCATTTTCCAGCCTGCAGCAATTACTCAAATTACGGCTAAAGGAGAAAAGAAAGAGATTTTCCTTGAAGACGGAAGTGTCATTGTACTTAATTCAAACAGTAGCATTACTTATCCCGAAGAATTTGAAACCACGAGAAATATTAAATTGGTTGGGCAGGCTTATTTTAAAGTTTTTCGAGATGTAAAACGCCCTTTTATTGTACAAACACACGACGTAAAAGTGAGAGTGCTCGGAACTTCATTCGATATTAATTCTTATAACCATCAAGACACCAAAGTAAGCGTTATCAGCGGGAAAGTGGAAGTCAGCTCACCTACTGGAAAAAAAGTGCAGATTACCAAAAATCAGCAGGCCGATTTGATAAAGAATTCAGATTTACAGATTTCTACAGAAAACAGCGAAGATAAAATCGCCTGGATTAGTAATACCATAATGCTTAAAAACACCAAGCTTTCTGAAACCGTTAAAATTATTGAGAATTGGTACAATGTTGATATTGCAATTGAAGATCCAGAATTAAACAATCTTACCATTTCTGGTAAGTTTAAGGATGAAAAATTGGAGAATGTATTGGAAAGTATTGCCTATTTAAAACAGCTGAAAATAAATTACACAACTAAAAACCATATCACTATAAGAAAAAAGACACCTTAA
- a CDS encoding RNA polymerase sigma factor, with product MEKDLLKMSDDELQKLIFEGSDAAFSIIFNRYWKKLYSYAFKIYKDEAICEDIVQEIFISLWKNASSSVILNLEAYLFRAVKYKIANQIRNLKFDQQHIEILESIPDPNLTINDLEYIDLEKNINDQINKLTPKCREVFLLSRMDHFTNAEIAAKLNLSIHTVEKHISNALKQLRLNSTSYNYLLFYWAAFFYVN from the coding sequence ATGGAAAAAGATCTTTTGAAAATGTCCGACGATGAGCTTCAGAAATTAATTTTTGAAGGAAGCGATGCTGCGTTTTCAATTATTTTTAACCGATATTGGAAAAAGCTTTATTCTTATGCATTTAAAATCTATAAAGATGAAGCAATCTGCGAAGATATCGTTCAAGAAATCTTTATAAGTTTATGGAAAAATGCCTCGAGTTCTGTAATCTTAAATCTTGAAGCTTACCTTTTTAGAGCTGTCAAATATAAGATTGCGAATCAAATTAGAAATCTGAAATTTGACCAGCAGCATATCGAAATATTAGAGAGTATTCCAGATCCAAATCTAACTATAAACGATTTGGAATATATTGATTTAGAGAAAAACATCAATGATCAGATCAATAAGTTAACCCCAAAATGCAGAGAGGTTTTTCTCCTCAGCCGGATGGATCATTTTACAAATGCTGAAATTGCGGCAAAACTCAATTTATCAATTCACACTGTAGAGAAACATATCAGCAATGCTCTTAAGCAGCTTCGTCTTAATAGCACATCTTATAATTATCTTCTTTTTTACTGGGCAGCGTTCTTTTATGTTAACTAA
- a CDS encoding alkaline phosphatase D family protein: MENNNDFSRRRFLRNSLLAAGGIFIAPLIESCSDDDKTDNSGAPVGMKNEGFETGVASFDPTETGVIIWTRYSAGSDAEITWEISKDVTFSEVTRKGQANASSANDFTIAVDVQNITSNTKYYYRFYNAKTKQVTVTGETRTLPSKTDLVNDVKMAVVSCSNFPAGLFNVYGAIASSDADVVVHLGDYIYEYAPGQYGTNPFTNPLGREHKPAREITSLTDYRERYRQYRGDKNLQLLHQKKPFICVWDDHEFANDAYKSGAENHQSSEGDFQMRKMAAFQAYSEYIPLKTGKDLRIYRSFNFGNILSLYMMDTRVIARDKQMSYADYIDNGGNFDQTKFRTDLLSTSRKLIGNEQMVWLGSQINTDTAKWKVLGQQILMTKMMIPAELLMLLNQILAEVDKLGSAQPATMQALINAISALVALKMRHQQNDPSLTAQEIARITTTLPYNLDAWDGYFAEREQLYAMLSGKNVVVLAGDTHNAWMGKLTDMQGKFIGTEIACSSVSSPGLEAYLGITSDPSKAIELAQAFSVLIDDLEYANLYKRGYTYLKFTASGSEVEWRFVDSVTTETTNTITEKKYIIA; encoded by the coding sequence ATGGAAAACAACAATGATTTTAGCAGAAGAAGGTTTCTTAGAAATTCTTTATTGGCAGCTGGTGGGATTTTCATCGCACCTCTTATTGAAAGCTGCAGTGATGATGATAAAACCGATAATAGCGGTGCGCCAGTCGGAATGAAAAATGAAGGGTTCGAAACAGGAGTAGCTAGTTTTGATCCAACAGAGACAGGTGTGATTATCTGGACAAGATATTCCGCAGGTTCAGATGCTGAAATTACTTGGGAGATTAGCAAAGATGTCACATTTTCTGAAGTAACCAGAAAAGGTCAGGCAAATGCTTCGTCTGCAAATGATTTTACAATAGCTGTAGATGTTCAGAATATTACCTCTAATACAAAATACTATTACAGATTTTACAATGCTAAAACCAAACAGGTAACCGTTACAGGAGAAACGCGCACTCTGCCATCGAAAACAGATTTAGTTAATGATGTGAAAATGGCTGTTGTCTCCTGTTCTAATTTTCCAGCAGGACTTTTTAATGTATATGGCGCAATTGCTTCTTCTGACGCAGATGTTGTTGTTCACCTTGGAGATTATATCTACGAATATGCTCCGGGACAGTACGGGACAAATCCTTTTACGAATCCGCTTGGCAGAGAACACAAACCAGCTAGAGAAATTACAAGTCTTACCGATTATAGAGAACGTTACAGACAATACAGAGGAGATAAAAACTTGCAGCTTCTTCATCAGAAAAAGCCTTTTATCTGTGTTTGGGATGATCATGAGTTTGCGAATGATGCCTACAAATCGGGTGCAGAAAACCACCAGTCTTCTGAGGGAGATTTTCAAATGAGAAAAATGGCAGCATTTCAAGCCTACAGTGAATATATCCCTCTTAAAACAGGAAAAGATCTTAGAATCTATAGAAGTTTTAATTTTGGAAATATTCTTTCGCTTTATATGATGGATACAAGAGTTATTGCAAGAGATAAACAGATGAGCTATGCTGATTATATTGATAATGGAGGTAATTTCGACCAGACAAAATTCAGAACAGATCTTTTAAGCACAAGCAGAAAATTAATTGGAAATGAGCAGATGGTATGGCTGGGGTCACAAATTAATACAGATACTGCAAAATGGAAAGTGTTAGGTCAGCAGATTTTAATGACGAAAATGATGATCCCAGCAGAATTATTAATGTTGCTTAATCAGATTCTGGCAGAAGTGGATAAGTTAGGAAGCGCACAGCCAGCTACTATGCAGGCACTAATTAATGCAATTTCTGCACTCGTTGCTCTTAAAATGAGACATCAGCAAAATGATCCTTCATTAACAGCACAGGAAATAGCAAGAATTACAACTACTTTACCTTATAATCTAGATGCTTGGGATGGTTATTTTGCAGAAAGAGAACAGCTTTACGCCATGCTTTCAGGGAAAAATGTTGTAGTGTTGGCGGGAGATACTCATAATGCCTGGATGGGAAAATTGACCGATATGCAGGGGAAATTTATAGGAACTGAAATAGCATGCAGTTCTGTTTCTTCTCCAGGATTGGAAGCTTATCTTGGAATTACATCCGACCCTTCAAAAGCGATTGAATTGGCGCAGGCCTTTTCAGTATTGATAGATGATTTGGAATATGCTAATTTATATAAACGAGGATATACCTATTTAAAATTTACAGCGTCTGGTTCTGAAGTGGAATGGCGATTTGTAGACAGTGTAACAACTGAAACGACCAATACCATTACTGAAAAAAAATACATTATTGCATAG
- the mnmE gene encoding tRNA uridine-5-carboxymethylaminomethyl(34) synthesis GTPase MnmE, with protein sequence MINQDSIVALATPSGAGAIAIIRISGAEAITIGNSVFKSIKNKDLTKQKTHTLHLGHIVDGSKTLDEVLVSVFKGPNSYTGEDTIEISCHGSTYIQQQIIQLLLRNGCRMADAGEFTLRAFLNGKLDLSQAEAVADLISSDNEASHQIAMQQMRGGFSNEIAKLREELLNFASLIELELDFAEEDVEFADRTQFHELLNRIEFVLKRLIDSFAVGNVIKNGIPVAIVGEPNVGKSTLLNALLNEERAIVSDIAGTTRDTIEDELVIGGIGFRFIDTAGIRDTKDVVESIGIKKTFEKIEQAQVVIYLFDGLKFQTSSSEFVNEIEQIKNKYPLKPLLIVVNKKDILSADEVANITNQLENLNAKLLLISAKEKIGVEDLKNELLSFVNTGALRNNETIVTNTRHYDSLLKALDEIQKVKFGLESGLSSDLMALDIREALYQFGLITGQVSNDELLGNIFANFCIGK encoded by the coding sequence ATGATAAATCAAGATTCTATAGTTGCTTTGGCTACGCCTTCGGGAGCTGGAGCTATCGCCATAATTCGTATTTCTGGAGCCGAAGCCATTACAATTGGCAATTCGGTATTTAAATCTATTAAGAACAAAGATTTAACGAAACAAAAAACGCATACACTTCATTTAGGGCATATTGTAGACGGGAGTAAAACATTAGATGAAGTTTTGGTTTCGGTATTTAAAGGTCCGAACTCTTATACAGGAGAAGATACGATTGAAATTTCTTGTCACGGATCAACGTATATTCAGCAGCAGATTATTCAATTATTGCTTCGAAATGGCTGTAGAATGGCCGATGCCGGTGAATTTACATTAAGAGCTTTCTTAAATGGAAAACTGGATTTATCGCAGGCAGAAGCAGTAGCAGATTTGATTTCGTCAGACAACGAAGCTTCTCACCAAATCGCGATGCAGCAAATGCGTGGCGGATTCAGTAATGAAATTGCGAAACTAAGAGAAGAGCTTTTAAATTTTGCTTCTTTAATTGAATTGGAATTGGATTTTGCAGAAGAAGATGTTGAATTTGCAGACCGAACACAATTTCATGAATTATTAAATAGAATTGAATTTGTTTTAAAACGTTTAATTGATTCGTTTGCCGTTGGAAATGTAATTAAAAATGGAATTCCAGTTGCGATCGTAGGTGAACCAAATGTAGGGAAATCGACTTTATTGAATGCTTTATTGAACGAAGAACGTGCAATTGTTTCTGATATTGCTGGAACTACACGCGATACCATTGAAGACGAATTAGTAATTGGTGGTATTGGATTTAGATTTATTGATACTGCAGGAATTCGTGATACAAAAGACGTTGTAGAAAGTATCGGAATCAAGAAAACCTTCGAAAAAATAGAACAGGCTCAAGTTGTAATTTATTTGTTTGACGGATTAAAGTTCCAGACATCAAGCTCTGAATTTGTAAATGAAATTGAACAGATCAAAAATAAATATCCATTAAAACCGCTGCTTATTGTAGTAAACAAAAAAGATATTCTATCTGCTGATGAAGTAGCTAATATTACCAATCAGTTAGAGAATTTAAATGCAAAACTATTATTGATTTCTGCGAAAGAAAAAATAGGAGTAGAGGATTTAAAAAATGAATTATTATCTTTTGTAAATACCGGAGCGCTTCGTAATAATGAAACGATTGTCACCAATACAAGACATTATGATTCGTTATTAAAAGCTTTAGATGAAATTCAGAAAGTAAAATTTGGTTTAGAATCTGGCCTTTCAAGTGATCTAATGGCGCTTGATATTCGCGAAGCTTTATACCAATTTGGACTGATTACAGGACAAGTTTCTAATGATGAATTATTGGGGAATATTTTTGCGAATTTCTGCATCGGGAAATAG